CCACGGCCACCCACGCCGCCGCCGGCCACGCGCAGGCAGGGGACATCGCAGCCGCCCGCCACGCGCTGGGCGACGCTCTCACCGCCGATCCGGGGTACGAGCCGGCGTGGCGGTGGCTGGCATCCCTGGTCACGGAGGACGCGGAGCGCAAGTTCTGCTGGCAACGCGCGCTGGCCGCGAACCCGACATCCGAGGCGAGGCGGCGGTTGCGCGCGCTGCGGCACGTCACCCCGGCGCCACCGGCCGAGGTCGGCTGGCTCGCCGATCCTCCCGCTCCCCCGCCGCCCGCCGATCCAGAACCTCTCGTGGCGCGTCGGCACTGGCGGTGGATCGCGGTCGGGCTGGTGGCGGTCGTGCTGCTGGGCGCGGGCGCGGTGTGGCTGGGTGGACGCGGGAACGACCTCGAACCGGTGCACCTGGCGTTCGTCGCGGGCGGGTCGAGCGACGAGGCCCGGACCGTGCGGACCATGCTCGACGCGGTGAACCTCGTGCTGGACGACGTGAACGACTCCGGCGGTATCGGCGGCCACCCGGTCGAGTTGCTGGTCCACGACGACGCCAACCAGCCCGAACAGGCACGCGAACGGGCCGAGGAGATCGTCGCGGACGGTCGGGCGCGGGCCGTCATCGGCCACATGACCACCGACACGTCGCTGAGCGCCGCCCCGGTGTACGAGGCCGCCGGACTGCCCGCGATCACGCCGACCGCGACGTCCGACGAGCTGGTGGCGTCCTCGCCGTGGTTCCTCCGGACGGTGTTCGGCAACCGGGCCCAGAGCGAGTTCGCCGCCGCCTACCTCGGCTCGGTGCTGGGCGCGCGCCGCGTGTCCGTGCTCAGTGAGGACAGCGAGTACGGCCGGGACATCCGGGACGGCTTCGTCCGCGCGTTCGCCGCGCACGGCGCCATCGCGCACGACCTGACCGTGGGCGCGGCAGGTGCCACGAGCGCCGTGGGCACCGCCGGGCAGCGCGGCAACACGACGGTCGAGCAGGCGGTGGAGACGTTGAAGGCCGACCCGGACCGCGGCCCGGTCATGGTGGCGTTCCAGGAGGGACCGGGGCTGGACGTGGTCGGCAGGCTGCGCGAGGCCGGGGTGGACGGGCCGGTGTTCGCCGGCGACTCGATGTCCGACGACGCCTTCCACCAGGCGCTGGCCGAGCGGACCGCGCGCGGTGACACCTCGATCGGCGAGTTCTACGCCATGTCGCCGCTGGTCGGGGACGCGGTCACCGGCTCAGCGCTGCGCTGGTCGAACACCTTCCGCAACCGGTACGGCTACCGCCCGACGTGGCACGCGGCGACCGCCTACGACGCCGCGGTGCTGGCCGTGCACGCCTTGCGGCAGCCGGGGATGCGGCTCGACGCGGACGGCACGGCGGACGACCGCCGCCGCGTTCGTGACGTGATCGCGGGTCTGGACGATCCCGCCGAGCCGGTGGACGGCGTGCTCGGCCCGATCCGCGTCGTGGACCGTTCGGCGGTGCGGCAGGTGTCCGTGGCCAAGAGCGACGGCAAGCGGTTCGTCTCCGCGCCCGTGCAGTACGTCGACTACGTCCCGCGCACGGCGGACGCCGCCGCCGCGGACCTCCAGGCGGGCCGGGCGGTGGAGGTCGGCGGCCGACTGCTGGCCCGCAGGCAGATCGTGTCGACCGGGATCAACATCAACGAGGTCCGCGACCTCGACACCCGTGACGGCACCTTCTTCGCGGACTTCTTCCTCTGGCTCAAGTACGTCGGCGACGACACCGCGGCCGACGTGGCGTTCCTCAACTCGGTGCGCCCCGACCTGACACCGGGCGAGGAGATCCGCAGCGCGCGGCACGGTGACACGACGTACAAGCTGTACCGGGTCGCCGAGAAGTTCAAGGCGGACCTGGACTTCCGCGCGTTCCCGTTCGACGAGCAGACGGTCGGGATCATGCTCCAGAACCGGGAGCTGCCCACCGAGCACGTCGTCTACGTCACCGACCAGGCGGTGCTGGACCAGTCGCAGGAGGAACGGCTGCGCAACGGGGCCGACGCCGCCGCAAGCATCGACCGCATCCCGAACTGGCAGGCGGAGAACCTGTACTTCTTCCGCGAGACCGTGGGCACCAGCGACGAGCTGGGCGATCCGACGACCGCGGCCGGCTCCGGGACGTACTACAGCCAGTACGTCGCGGAAGTCCGCGTCACCCGCGAGATCGGGCCGTTCCTGGCGAAGAACCTGTTGCCGCTGGCACTGCTGGTCGTGATCACCTACATCGGGCTGTACTTCCCGGCCGATTCGGGCGTCCCGTTCTCCATCGCGATCACGGCGATCCTGAGCAGCGCGGTGCTGCTCGCCGCGGTGACCTCACCGCTGCCGAGCGTCAGCTACACCGTGGCGATCGAGTGGGCCTACTACGCGTTCATCACACTGGCCGCGCTCGTCATGTTGACCCTGCTGCTGCGGCAACAGCTGAGCGCGCGGAGGCGGGACGACCTGGCGCACCGGCTCGGGCTGGCCACCCGCATCGGCTACCCGGTGGTGATCGCGGGCATCGTCACGGCGTACGTCGTCATGTTCGGTTGACGGTGGCAGGGGTCAGGCGCTCGACCAGCTGGAGGCACAGGCGTCCGTTGTGGTAGCAGCACTTCCACTTCCCAGCTGCCTCCTTCCGCAAGGCGACGTTGTCCGCGTCCCTGGCGTAGAGCCATTCCCCGGTCGGCCGGGAGTCGATCATGCTGGTGGTGATGTAGTCCCAGGTGCCGCGCGCCAACGCGCGGAACGTCCCGTCGCCGGTGCGCTCGTGCGCGTTGAGGAAGCCGACGACCGCCTCCGCCTGCACCCACCAGACGCGCGTCGCGTCGACCCGGCCCCCGATCGCCTCGTTGGCCACCGAGCCGTCCGCGAGCACCGCCCGCTCGGCCGTGCCCCGGGCCAGCCCGACGACCATGTCCGGCAGGTCCGCGCCGATCTCGCGGGACGCCTCGTCGATCAGCCAGCTCGCCTCGATGTCGTGGCCGTACGACATCACGTCACCGAGTTCGCGCCAGTCGGCGTCCAGGAACACCCGCAGTGACCGTCGGCGCGGGTCGTAGAGCCGGTCGCGGAACGTGTCGAGCAGGGCGGCGATCCGACCCGTCACGGCCGGTGTCGGGGCTACCACGTGGTACGCG
This is a stretch of genomic DNA from Saccharothrix ecbatanensis. It encodes these proteins:
- a CDS encoding ABC transporter substrate-binding protein, with amino-acid sequence MSESRAAATATHAAAGHAQAGDIAAARHALGDALTADPGYEPAWRWLASLVTEDAERKFCWQRALAANPTSEARRRLRALRHVTPAPPAEVGWLADPPAPPPPADPEPLVARRHWRWIAVGLVAVVLLGAGAVWLGGRGNDLEPVHLAFVAGGSSDEARTVRTMLDAVNLVLDDVNDSGGIGGHPVELLVHDDANQPEQARERAEEIVADGRARAVIGHMTTDTSLSAAPVYEAAGLPAITPTATSDELVASSPWFLRTVFGNRAQSEFAAAYLGSVLGARRVSVLSEDSEYGRDIRDGFVRAFAAHGAIAHDLTVGAAGATSAVGTAGQRGNTTVEQAVETLKADPDRGPVMVAFQEGPGLDVVGRLREAGVDGPVFAGDSMSDDAFHQALAERTARGDTSIGEFYAMSPLVGDAVTGSALRWSNTFRNRYGYRPTWHAATAYDAAVLAVHALRQPGMRLDADGTADDRRRVRDVIAGLDDPAEPVDGVLGPIRVVDRSAVRQVSVAKSDGKRFVSAPVQYVDYVPRTADAAAADLQAGRAVEVGGRLLARRQIVSTGININEVRDLDTRDGTFFADFFLWLKYVGDDTAADVAFLNSVRPDLTPGEEIRSARHGDTTYKLYRVAEKFKADLDFRAFPFDEQTVGIMLQNRELPTEHVVYVTDQAVLDQSQEERLRNGADAAASIDRIPNWQAENLYFFRETVGTSDELGDPTTAAGSGTYYSQYVAEVRVTREIGPFLAKNLLPLALLVVITYIGLYFPADSGVPFSIAITAILSSAVLLAAVTSPLPSVSYTVAIEWAYYAFITLAALVMLTLLLRQQLSARRRDDLAHRLGLATRIGYPVVIAGIVTAYVVMFG
- a CDS encoding AGE family epimerase/isomerase, with amino-acid sequence MSDDELRQAAETELRHRILPFWLGLADREHGGVHGHVDADLEIDRKADKGAVMACRFLWTFSAAYRQFGDRSYLAAAQDMYRFITGRLVDAEHGGVFWSVDHTGAPADTDKHVYAQAFALYAFSEYHRATGDESALASATEIHDIVTGIGFDPATGAYREQFDRSWTAKPNVLLGEFDRADITMNTHLHVLEALTAYHVVAPTPAVTGRIAALLDTFRDRLYDPRRRSLRVFLDADWRELGDVMSYGHDIEASWLIDEASREIGADLPDMVVGLARGTAERAVLADGSVANEAIGGRVDATRVWWVQAEAVVGFLNAHERTGDGTFRALARGTWDYITTSMIDSRPTGEWLYARDADNVALRKEAAGKWKCCYHNGRLCLQLVERLTPATVNRT